The following proteins are co-located in the Salinigranum halophilum genome:
- a CDS encoding GNAT family N-acetyltransferase, with translation MPPTPPGVSIDSAVLADVDTLVELWVRLARDQRDHDSHLRPEANRTPVRASVAHHVVGDGLFVARGDDGGDIVGFVMCGLEQGDYEQTVTRGIVHNLFVVPSYRGRGVGSALLERAEAALAAFGADVFALEAMADNADARRFYERHGYRTHRVELEKSARNDTHSKEDG, from the coding sequence ATGCCACCCACCCCTCCCGGAGTCTCCATCGATTCTGCCGTCCTCGCCGACGTCGATACGCTCGTCGAGCTGTGGGTCCGTCTCGCGCGCGACCAGCGCGACCACGACTCACACCTCCGTCCCGAGGCGAACCGGACACCTGTGCGGGCGTCCGTCGCCCACCACGTCGTCGGTGATGGGCTGTTCGTCGCCCGCGGGGACGACGGGGGCGACATCGTCGGCTTCGTCATGTGTGGGCTGGAACAGGGCGACTACGAACAGACGGTCACCCGCGGCATAGTTCACAACCTCTTCGTCGTACCGTCCTACCGAGGCCGGGGGGTCGGGAGCGCACTCCTCGAACGTGCCGAGGCGGCGCTCGCGGCGTTCGGCGCCGACGTCTTCGCGCTCGAAGCGATGGCCGACAACGCCGACGCTCGTCGGTTCTACGAGCGACACGGCTACCGGACCCACCGCGTAGAACTGGAGAAATCGGCCCGAAACGATACACACTCAAAGGAGGACGGATAA
- a CDS encoding helix-turn-helix transcriptional regulator: MCRVRRVGVTLLVAVLVLGSLTVPPAGATAHRSLAPGVGQLGDAGIEPDGVLMRADVRADGDARWTVEYRVRLNDENTTAAFESLRDDIETNETAYTSTFADRMRATARAAANATGREMTIQNVSVRATRRNLPQEYGVVTYQFEWTGFAVADANTLEAGDALAGLFLDRQTTFVVGWPDAYATTAVQPTPDERRDDAVVWVGPTDFADGEPAVSLSTTASETAVGGGDATAGVDDGATDEAGGGDGPSSLTLLAGVFLLAVGVAGALLWRRSQGSVDGGRGDVTSASETAPDAGGEAAATAEADARPHGVEAAGGDTDTDADADADTEEDERADTADDERDSEDTAAPWEDDLLSNEERVLALLDHHDGRMKQQAVAAELDWSDAKTSQVIGKLRDAEEVETFRLGRENVVALPGSGLT, from the coding sequence ATGTGTCGTGTTCGTCGCGTCGGTGTCACACTCCTCGTCGCCGTGCTGGTCCTCGGCAGCCTCACGGTCCCGCCCGCCGGAGCGACAGCACACCGCTCGCTGGCTCCGGGTGTGGGTCAGTTGGGCGACGCAGGTATCGAACCCGACGGCGTCCTGATGCGTGCGGACGTGCGCGCCGACGGCGACGCCCGCTGGACGGTCGAGTACCGTGTTCGGTTGAACGACGAGAACACCACGGCGGCGTTCGAGTCGCTTCGGGACGACATCGAGACCAACGAGACGGCGTACACGTCGACGTTCGCCGACCGGATGCGCGCGACGGCGCGGGCCGCCGCGAACGCGACCGGCCGGGAGATGACGATCCAGAACGTCTCCGTCCGCGCGACGCGTCGAAACCTCCCCCAGGAGTACGGCGTCGTCACCTACCAGTTCGAGTGGACCGGCTTCGCCGTCGCCGACGCGAACACGCTAGAGGCCGGAGACGCGCTCGCCGGCCTGTTCCTCGACCGGCAGACCACGTTCGTGGTCGGGTGGCCCGACGCCTACGCGACGACAGCCGTCCAGCCGACCCCGGACGAGCGACGCGACGACGCCGTCGTGTGGGTCGGCCCGACGGACTTCGCGGACGGAGAGCCAGCCGTCTCGCTGTCGACGACCGCCTCCGAGACGGCGGTCGGCGGTGGCGACGCGACCGCCGGAGTGGACGACGGTGCGACCGACGAAGCGGGCGGTGGCGACGGCCCGTCGTCGCTCACCCTCCTCGCTGGGGTGTTCCTCCTCGCGGTCGGGGTCGCCGGAGCGTTGCTGTGGCGGCGGTCACAGGGGTCCGTAGACGGCGGCCGCGGCGATGTCACGTCGGCCAGCGAAACGGCCCCGGATGCCGGCGGCGAAGCGGCAGCCACCGCCGAAGCCGATGCACGGCCCCACGGTGTCGAGGCGGCTGGCGGCGACACCGACACCGACGCCGACGCCGATGCCGATACCGAGGAGGACGAGCGTGCGGACACCGCGGACGACGAACGCGACAGCGAGGACACCGCCGCGCCGTGGGAGGACGACCTCCTCAGTAACGAGGAACGGGTGCTCGCGCTCCTCGACCACCACGACGGACGGATGAAACAGCAGGCGGTCGCCGCCGAACTCGACTGGTCGGACGCGAAGACGAGTCAGGTCATCGGGAAGCTCCGCGACGCCGAGGAGGTCGAGACCTTCCGCCTCGGTCGGGAGAACGTGGTGGCGCTCCCCGGTAGTGGTCTCACGTGA
- a CDS encoding DUF7563 family protein: MPECQNCGSFVTPAYARVFTPDGVENPRVCPSCEDMVRDGADVRKARSPRNTN; encoded by the coding sequence ATGCCGGAGTGCCAGAACTGCGGTTCTTTCGTCACCCCCGCGTATGCGCGCGTTTTCACCCCTGATGGTGTCGAGAACCCCCGTGTGTGCCCGAGCTGTGAAGACATGGTCCGTGACGGGGCGGACGTCAGGAAGGCCCGCTCCCCACGGAACACGAACTGA
- a CDS encoding helix-turn-helix domain-containing protein produces the protein MPAQSTHIEVPRDVRSPRAKLVYLALATGGEATVEELQAALAMTKLTLYGVLRALAERGLVEEVEGRYEVSSCSVGSGPS, from the coding sequence ATGCCAGCGCAGTCGACACACATCGAGGTCCCACGAGACGTACGGTCACCGCGAGCGAAACTCGTCTATCTGGCGCTCGCGACGGGCGGGGAGGCGACTGTGGAAGAACTCCAGGCCGCGCTGGCGATGACGAAGTTGACGTTGTACGGGGTCCTTCGAGCGCTCGCCGAGCGGGGACTCGTCGAAGAGGTGGAGGGTCGGTACGAGGTCAGTTCGTGTTCCGTGGGGAGCGGGCCTTCCTGA
- a CDS encoding FAD-binding protein, translating to MYEHDVIVVGAGGAGLRAAIAAQEEGADVAIVTKLHPVRSHTGAAEGGINAALREGDSWEDHAYDTMKGSDYLGDAPAVETLCRESPKETIQLEHWGMAFSRDEDGRVSQRPFGGLSFPRTTYAGAETGHQLLHTMYEQLVKRGIEVYDEWYATRLAVSDEEAPEERTCHGVVAYDIQSGEIAGFRARKGVVLATGGPGQVFDHTTNAVSNTGDGVAMAYRAGAPIEDMEFIQFHPTTLPSTGVLISEGVRGEGGILYNAEGERFMYEHGYANNAGELASRDVVSRAELTEVNEGRGIDDEYVHLDMRHLGEERIVDRLENILHLAEDFEGVDGLEEPMPVKPGQHYAMGGVETDENGETCITGLYAAGECACASVHGANRLGGNALPELIVFGKRAGQHAAGRDLGTAKIETGKRGEYEVGEVDTPVEPGEVFDSGPGDVAADGGTATDGGAAAELTPGEYVERAVTDERTRVDALMSRDGTNHANIRAKVQKSMTRFVNVFREEEGLKQALRDLREAREAYQDVAVSDPSRTFNTDLIQTIETRNILDLAEAITLGALVRDEFRGAHWRAEHQERKDEKWLKHTMLSWNDGTPEVWFRPVILEGEDKTYEPKIRSY from the coding sequence ATGTACGAACACGACGTCATCGTGGTCGGCGCAGGCGGTGCGGGCCTGCGCGCGGCCATCGCAGCACAGGAAGAAGGGGCCGACGTGGCGATCGTCACGAAGCTCCACCCAGTCAGGAGTCACACCGGCGCAGCCGAAGGCGGTATCAACGCCGCCCTCCGCGAGGGCGACTCCTGGGAGGACCACGCCTACGACACCATGAAGGGGTCGGACTACCTGGGAGACGCCCCGGCGGTCGAGACGCTCTGTCGGGAGAGCCCCAAAGAGACGATTCAGCTCGAACACTGGGGGATGGCCTTCTCGCGCGACGAGGACGGCCGCGTCTCCCAGCGCCCGTTCGGCGGGCTCTCGTTCCCCCGGACCACCTACGCGGGTGCGGAGACCGGGCACCAGCTGCTCCACACGATGTACGAGCAGTTGGTCAAGCGCGGCATCGAGGTGTACGACGAGTGGTACGCGACGCGCCTCGCCGTCTCCGACGAGGAGGCCCCCGAAGAACGGACGTGTCACGGCGTCGTCGCCTACGACATCCAGTCGGGCGAGATTGCTGGCTTCCGCGCCCGCAAGGGTGTCGTCCTCGCGACGGGCGGACCCGGCCAGGTGTTCGACCACACCACCAACGCCGTCTCGAACACGGGCGACGGTGTGGCGATGGCCTACCGCGCCGGCGCGCCCATCGAGGACATGGAGTTCATTCAGTTCCACCCGACGACGCTCCCCTCCACGGGCGTTCTCATCTCCGAGGGCGTCCGCGGCGAAGGGGGCATCCTCTACAACGCGGAGGGCGAGCGCTTCATGTACGAACACGGCTACGCGAACAACGCCGGCGAACTCGCCTCGCGTGACGTGGTCTCCCGCGCCGAACTCACGGAAGTGAACGAGGGACGTGGCATCGACGACGAGTACGTCCACCTCGACATGCGCCACCTCGGCGAGGAACGCATCGTCGACCGCCTGGAGAACATCCTCCACCTCGCGGAGGACTTCGAGGGTGTCGACGGCCTCGAAGAGCCGATGCCGGTCAAGCCCGGCCAGCACTACGCGATGGGTGGCGTCGAGACCGACGAGAACGGTGAGACCTGCATCACGGGCCTGTACGCCGCCGGCGAGTGCGCCTGTGCGTCGGTCCACGGGGCCAACCGACTGGGTGGGAACGCCCTGCCGGAACTCATCGTCTTCGGCAAGCGCGCCGGCCAGCACGCCGCCGGTCGCGACCTCGGGACGGCGAAGATCGAGACGGGCAAGCGCGGCGAGTACGAGGTCGGCGAGGTCGACACGCCGGTCGAACCGGGCGAGGTGTTCGACAGTGGACCGGGCGACGTCGCCGCCGACGGTGGCACGGCGACGGACGGCGGGGCCGCCGCCGAGCTCACCCCCGGCGAGTACGTCGAGCGGGCGGTCACCGACGAGCGGACCCGCGTCGACGCGCTCATGTCGCGGGACGGAACCAACCACGCGAACATCCGCGCGAAGGTCCAGAAGTCCATGACGCGGTTCGTCAACGTCTTCCGCGAGGAGGAGGGCCTCAAGCAGGCGCTTCGCGACCTCCGTGAGGCCCGTGAGGCGTACCAGGACGTCGCAGTCTCGGACCCGTCGCGGACGTTCAACACGGACCTCATCCAGACCATCGAGACGCGGAACATCCTCGACCTCGCCGAGGCCATCACGCTCGGCGCGCTCGTCCGCGACGAGTTCCGTGGCGCGCACTGGCGGGCCGAACATCAAGAGCGCAAGGACGAGAAGTGGCTGAAACACACGATGCTCTCGTGGAACGATGGGACGCCCGAGGTGTGGTTCCGGCCCGTCATCCTCGAAGGCGAGGACAAGACGTACGAGCCGAAGATCCGCAGCTACTGA
- a CDS encoding succinate dehydrogenase/fumarate reductase iron-sulfur subunit, whose protein sequence is MSTQVPETQEAEPETEQQAPSKGDERRAERRRKAAERERERQAEEAERAKEDENTVELKVFRYDPEVPEKEKPRFDSFHVPFEKGMTVLDALMYARDTYDSSLTFRHSCRQAICGSDALFINGRQRLGCKTQLSDLDEPVRVEPLPHQEVVKDLVVDMEHFYDQMEAVEPYFQTNELPDGELEEQRQTRANREKVKMSTRCIWCGACMSSCNIAAGDNQYLGPAAINKAYRFAMDEREGEDIKQQRLEIIEQEHGVWRCQTQFSCTEVCPKDIPLTEHIQELKREAVKNNLKFW, encoded by the coding sequence ATGAGCACGCAAGTCCCAGAGACCCAGGAAGCGGAACCCGAGACCGAACAGCAAGCGCCCTCGAAGGGCGACGAACGCCGCGCCGAGCGCCGGCGCAAGGCCGCAGAGCGCGAGCGCGAACGGCAGGCGGAGGAAGCCGAGCGCGCCAAGGAGGACGAGAACACCGTCGAGCTGAAGGTGTTCAGATACGACCCCGAAGTCCCCGAGAAGGAGAAGCCGCGGTTCGACTCGTTCCACGTCCCGTTCGAGAAGGGGATGACGGTGCTCGACGCGCTGATGTACGCCCGGGACACCTACGACTCATCACTCACCTTCCGGCACTCCTGCCGGCAGGCGATCTGTGGGTCCGACGCCCTGTTCATCAACGGTCGACAGCGGCTCGGCTGTAAGACCCAGCTGTCGGACCTGGACGAGCCGGTCCGCGTCGAACCGCTCCCCCACCAGGAGGTCGTGAAAGACCTCGTCGTGGACATGGAGCACTTCTACGACCAGATGGAGGCCGTCGAGCCGTACTTCCAGACGAACGAGCTCCCCGACGGCGAACTCGAAGAGCAGCGACAGACCCGCGCGAACCGCGAGAAGGTCAAGATGTCCACGCGCTGTATCTGGTGTGGCGCGTGTATGTCCTCGTGTAACATCGCCGCGGGGGACAACCAGTACCTCGGACCGGCGGCCATCAACAAGGCGTATCGGTTCGCGATGGACGAGCGCGAGGGCGAGGACATCAAGCAGCAGCGTCTCGAGATTATCGAGCAGGAACACGGCGTCTGGCGCTGTCAGACGCAGTTCTCGTGTACCGAGGTCTGCCCGAAGGACATCCCGCTCACGGAGCACATCCAGGAGCTCAAGCGCGAGGCGGTCAAGAACAATCTGAAGTTCTGGTAA
- a CDS encoding succinate dehydrogenase, protein MAERYSSFKPGGRRWLWQRITAAFLVIVLAFHFFLLHFVYHADEVTFALSSARMEQLSYYSLMVLFLVTATFHGVNGVYNALVNQGLTGTKLQVVKGTLIFASAVLIIQGIRTANAWAGFPTF, encoded by the coding sequence ATGGCGGAGCGCTACTCCTCGTTCAAGCCGGGCGGCCGGCGGTGGCTCTGGCAGCGCATCACGGCGGCGTTCCTCGTCATCGTGCTCGCGTTCCACTTCTTCCTGCTTCACTTCGTCTACCACGCCGACGAGGTGACGTTCGCGCTGTCTTCCGCCAGAATGGAACAGCTCTCGTACTACTCGCTGATGGTCCTGTTCCTCGTGACGGCGACGTTCCACGGGGTCAACGGCGTCTACAACGCCCTCGTCAACCAGGGCCTCACCGGCACGAAACTCCAAGTCGTCAAAGGCACGCTCATCTTCGCCAGCGCGGTGCTCATCATCCAGGGCATCCGCACGGCGAACGCGTGGGCGGGCTTCCCGACGTTCTAA
- the sdhC gene encoding succinate dehydrogenase, cytochrome b556 subunit, which produces MSKYHSRGLVEDFGRWREFSAGMWAWVFHKFTGWVLVGYLFTHIAVLSTALSGAGAYTSTIQALESLLVVRILEVGLLAVAVFHILNGLRLLLVDLGVGLDAQDKSFYASLVLTGAIVVASVPTFMAGVF; this is translated from the coding sequence ATGAGTAAGTATCACAGTCGAGGCCTCGTCGAGGACTTCGGCCGGTGGCGGGAGTTCTCTGCCGGGATGTGGGCCTGGGTGTTCCACAAGTTCACGGGCTGGGTGCTCGTGGGGTATCTGTTCACCCACATCGCGGTCCTGTCGACCGCGCTGTCGGGCGCCGGGGCGTACACCAGTACCATCCAGGCGCTCGAGAGCCTCCTCGTGGTCCGCATCCTCGAGGTCGGGCTCCTCGCGGTCGCGGTGTTCCACATCCTCAACGGGCTCCGTCTCCTCCTCGTGGACCTCGGTGTCGGACTGGACGCACAGGACAAGAGCTTCTACGCGTCGCTCGTTCTGACGGGCGCGATCGTCGTCGCGAGTGTGCCGACGTTCATGGCGGGGGTGTTCTAG
- a CDS encoding DNA-3-methyladenine glycosylase family protein translates to MNTDDWKRVLSRDPVMAGLVETHGAVTLTPAENAFERLCVSIINQQLSTASAEAIRERVFGLFDGDLTPAGVLAVDSEPLRDAGLSRTKVEYLRNTAVAFRDRDLSRERLSSLSNEAVVDELTRIKGIGEWSAEMFLIFALGREDVLPLGDLAIRRGLASLYDVTERDEMRTVAEPWRPYRSYGTLYVWRAYES, encoded by the coding sequence ATGAACACGGACGACTGGAAACGGGTCCTCTCTCGGGACCCGGTCATGGCCGGCCTCGTCGAGACACACGGTGCGGTCACGCTCACGCCCGCCGAGAACGCGTTCGAACGCCTCTGTGTCTCCATCATCAACCAACAGCTCTCGACGGCGTCGGCCGAAGCCATCCGTGAACGCGTGTTCGGGCTCTTCGACGGCGACCTCACGCCCGCTGGCGTCCTCGCCGTCGACTCCGAACCCCTCCGCGACGCGGGGCTCTCGCGCACGAAGGTCGAGTACCTCCGAAACACGGCCGTGGCGTTCCGCGACCGCGACCTCTCACGGGAGCGGCTCTCGTCGCTGTCGAACGAGGCCGTCGTCGACGAACTCACACGGATAAAAGGAATCGGGGAGTGGTCCGCGGAGATGTTCCTCATCTTCGCCCTCGGCCGTGAGGACGTCCTCCCGCTGGGTGACCTGGCGATTCGCCGGGGGCTCGCGAGCCTCTACGACGTCACCGAGCGCGACGAGATGCGGACGGTCGCCGAGCCGTGGCGGCCGTACCGCTCGTACGGGACGCTGTACGTCTGGCGCGCGTACGAGAGCTGA
- a CDS encoding eukaryotic translation initiation factor eIF-2-beta/eIF-5 family protein produces the protein MSDDRRQCPACGSADVRKRRETGGGWRRVVRCTACGARVAAAERDE, from the coding sequence GTGTCGGACGACCGCCGGCAGTGTCCCGCGTGTGGGTCGGCGGACGTGCGTAAGCGCCGCGAGACCGGCGGGGGCTGGCGTCGCGTCGTGCGGTGTACGGCGTGTGGGGCGCGCGTCGCCGCCGCCGAGCGCGACGAGTAG
- a CDS encoding putative ATP-dependent zinc protease: MTEQDDVRVGVLSLHNSKETKAILNAVEDLGHTPVWLRRENAAINIEGSEVTVEPEVDIIANRLLLSNTEEPAELLGLATTFNRIRPMLNEPDAVLTAIHKFATAATLANWNIQVPDALLALSNERLNQGRARFGDVGVYKTAIGTHGGGTWKVDLTDPVNPKVGNRQAFLQDLIDRDETRHRDLRVYIVDGEIIGAMYRYAPDGDWRTNVALGGAVEDATDDMPTEARETALYAADVMGLDYVGVDLVEGEDGWFVLEVNPTAGFKGLHEATGTSAGPHIAKLAIETAGGEVDDGRVKELASTLDDSTPSCKPRSALSQLEDTPLIGYIEDVVVSGTSGSTQTLAKSDTGATRTSIDTSLAAEIGAGPIKSMTRVKSGSVKGGKARPVVDLVIGIGGRQHTVTASVEDRSHMDYPVLLGRDILEHYRVDVRRRSDSEDRNLDEEEEEFLE; encoded by the coding sequence ATGACCGAGCAGGACGACGTACGCGTCGGTGTTCTCAGCCTCCACAACAGCAAGGAGACGAAGGCTATCCTCAACGCCGTCGAGGACCTGGGCCACACGCCGGTGTGGCTCCGCCGTGAGAACGCCGCCATCAACATCGAAGGGAGCGAGGTGACCGTCGAACCCGAGGTCGACATCATCGCCAACCGCCTCCTGCTTTCGAACACCGAAGAGCCCGCCGAACTGCTCGGCCTGGCGACCACGTTCAACCGCATCCGGCCGATGCTGAACGAGCCCGACGCCGTCCTGACTGCCATCCACAAGTTCGCCACCGCGGCGACGCTGGCGAACTGGAACATCCAGGTGCCCGACGCCCTGCTCGCGCTCTCGAACGAGCGGCTCAACCAGGGGCGCGCGCGCTTCGGCGACGTCGGCGTCTACAAGACCGCCATCGGGACCCACGGCGGCGGGACGTGGAAGGTCGACCTCACCGACCCCGTGAACCCGAAAGTCGGCAACCGACAGGCGTTCTTGCAGGACCTCATCGACCGCGACGAGACGCGCCACCGCGACCTCCGCGTCTACATCGTCGACGGCGAGATCATCGGGGCGATGTACCGCTACGCCCCCGACGGCGACTGGCGGACGAACGTCGCCCTCGGCGGCGCAGTCGAGGACGCGACCGACGACATGCCCACCGAAGCCCGCGAGACCGCGCTGTACGCCGCAGACGTCATGGGACTCGACTACGTCGGCGTCGACCTCGTCGAGGGAGAAGACGGCTGGTTCGTCCTCGAGGTGAACCCGACGGCCGGGTTCAAAGGGCTCCACGAGGCGACGGGGACGAGCGCCGGGCCGCACATCGCCAAACTCGCTATCGAGACCGCCGGCGGCGAAGTCGACGACGGCCGGGTGAAAGAGCTCGCCTCGACGCTCGACGACTCGACGCCGTCGTGTAAGCCGCGCTCGGCGCTGAGCCAGCTCGAGGACACCCCGCTCATCGGCTACATCGAGGACGTCGTCGTCTCGGGGACCAGCGGCTCCACCCAGACGCTCGCGAAGTCGGACACGGGCGCGACACGGACGAGCATCGACACGTCGCTCGCCGCTGAAATCGGCGCCGGCCCGATCAAGAGCATGACGCGCGTGAAGAGCGGGTCGGTCAAGGGTGGGAAGGCCCGCCCCGTCGTCGACCTCGTCATCGGCATCGGCGGGCGGCAACACACCGTCACTGCGAGCGTCGAGGACCGCTCGCACATGGACTACCCCGTCCTCCTCGGACGCGACATCCTCGAACACTACCGCGTCGACGTCCGCCGCCGCTCCGACAGCGAGGACCGCAACCTCGACGAGGAAGAAGAGGAGTTCCTCGAGTAA
- a CDS encoding succinylglutamate desuccinylase/aspartoacylase family protein, with product MTSDGAFTYNGGRVDPGETQNIRYGISETYLGDPVRIPVTIINGERAGPTVFLTAAAHGDELNGIEVVREVAFEWDLSDLAGTLVCMPVLNVPAFLAQERYLPIYDRDLNRSFPGHEDSTSAKRMAHRIFQNFIEPCDLGLDFHTSTRGRTNMLHVRADMKNKRVARLSRAFGSNVIIDSEGPEGTLRGEATSAGVPTITIEMGEAHRFQRRLIDDALAGVESVFAEYGLRDTSLVRWPGWRTVITDNQEKTWIRADVGGIVDMHYEVGSLVHAGDRICTITNPFKDDNTTVEAPFTGVLVGVLENPVVYPGNPLCHLVELDEKTLGVVEQQQSPDRHAHV from the coding sequence ATGACCAGCGACGGGGCGTTCACGTACAACGGCGGACGGGTCGACCCCGGAGAGACCCAGAACATCCGCTACGGCATCTCCGAGACGTATCTGGGCGACCCTGTCCGCATTCCGGTGACCATCATCAACGGCGAGCGGGCGGGACCGACGGTGTTTCTCACCGCCGCCGCCCACGGGGACGAACTCAACGGCATCGAGGTCGTCCGTGAGGTCGCGTTCGAGTGGGACCTCTCGGACCTGGCGGGCACGCTCGTCTGCATGCCCGTGCTGAACGTCCCGGCCTTCCTCGCACAGGAACGGTATCTCCCCATCTACGACCGCGACCTGAACCGGTCGTTCCCCGGTCACGAGGACTCCACCTCGGCGAAGCGGATGGCCCACCGCATCTTCCAGAACTTCATCGAACCCTGCGACCTGGGACTCGACTTCCACACCTCCACCCGGGGGCGGACGAACATGCTCCACGTCCGCGCCGACATGAAGAACAAACGCGTCGCCCGCCTGTCCCGCGCTTTCGGCTCGAACGTCATCATCGACAGCGAGGGACCGGAGGGCACTCTCAGAGGCGAGGCGACGAGCGCGGGCGTCCCGACCATCACCATCGAGATGGGCGAGGCTCACCGGTTCCAGCGGCGACTCATCGACGACGCGCTCGCGGGCGTCGAGTCGGTGTTCGCCGAGTACGGCCTCCGTGACACGAGCCTCGTCCGATGGCCCGGCTGGCGGACGGTTATTACGGACAACCAGGAGAAGACGTGGATTCGCGCCGACGTCGGTGGCATCGTCGACATGCACTACGAAGTGGGCTCGCTCGTCCACGCGGGCGACCGCATCTGCACCATCACCAACCCGTTCAAGGACGACAACACCACCGTCGAAGCGCCCTTCACGGGCGTGCTCGTCGGCGTGCTGGAGAACCCAGTCGTCTACCCGGGGAACCCACTCTGTCACCTCGTCGAACTGGACGAGAAGACGCTGGGCGTCGTCGAACAGCAGCAGTCACCCGACCGACACGCGCACGTCTGA